The nucleotide window CACGCCGAGTTCGTCGAGGTCGACGCGCTCGACGCGACCGAGCGGGGCGACGGAGGCTACGGCTCCACGGGTGGACACGCCACACTGGGAGCACCGGCGCTCGCCGCGAGCGCCGCCACGGGGGAAGGAACGGAGAAGTAGTGGGGATTTTCGGACGCAAGCGGCGGACCGAGGGCGGATCCGCCGGACGGCACGCCGCGCCCGAGTCTGACGACACGATCGAGGACGAGGCGTACGAAGAGGATTCGGAGCTTTCGGACGTTTCCGACGGTCCGTTCGACGTCGCCGACTTCGAAGACGACGGCATCCCGCGGATCGACCTCGGCTCGGTGAAGGTGCCGGTGCCCGACGGTTCCCAGGTCCAGGTCGAGATGGACCCGGAGGCCGGCGGCGTGCGCGCCGTGCACGTCGTCACCGAGCAGGGCCAGATCACGGTCAGCGCGTACGCCGCGCCGCGCTCGGGCGGGCTGTGGCGGGAGGTCAGCTCCG belongs to Amycolatopsis tolypomycina and includes:
- a CDS encoding DUF3710 domain-containing protein, producing the protein MGIFGRKRRTEGGSAGRHAAPESDDTIEDEAYEEDSELSDVSDGPFDVADFEDDGIPRIDLGSVKVPVPDGSQVQVEMDPEAGGVRAVHVVTEQGQITVSAYAAPRSGGLWREVSSELADQLRSDGAKVTIGRGVWGLEISAIIGDVALRFVGVDRPRWMLRGVIAGPQSEAAAAVEVLREIVRRTIVDRGDAPMPVRTPLTITLPEAVAEHIAAQQQQG